The window CCCAGCGCCAGCCGATCCCGCTAGTGCGGTGGTGGCAACAGGATGGGTTGGGGCAGAATGGGGGCGAGAAGCGACCCGCTGGCGACATGCAGGGTCAGTCCCTGCACGTCCTGCACCATCACCAATCTTCGGAGCATGACCTTAGAGATGCATGTAGTAGGTGAGCTTGGCGAGGAAGATGTTGTCCGCCGAGGCGCCCAGCAGCCGTGAGAACGACGGGCCGACGTTGAATTCGGGCGTCGATTCGTAGTCGCTCCGCTGTTGCGTCCACACCAGATACAGCGCCGAGCCCGGCATGTACTCCCATCGGAACACCGCGTTACCGCGCAGCGATTTGGTGTTGAAGTCGTTGACCGTGGGGGCGGTCGGGCCAACCGGGCCATCGGGATCGAACTCGCCGGTCGCGGGATCGTAGGTCCAGGCGCCGGCACCCGGTCCGATGAAGTCGAGGCTCTTCGGTCGCGCCAGCTCCTTGTAGTCGGAGTAGCGACCGACTGCGATCAGGGGCTGCCCGTAGGACTGAAGACTCATAGTCGGCGTGAACGAGACGTTGAGCCGGATGTTGGCCGAGATCATCTGCTGATCGAGCCGGGCGAACACGTAGCGACTGCCGTAGGTCCCAGTGGCAGCGGGGTCCGGGATGGTCGCCACGTAGAACGCGCCGTCGCGCGAGCTGTCGTATCCCGGGCCGATGTCGAGCTTGATGTTGGAGGCCGGCTTGTACGTGAAGTAGGGGTAGAAGCTGTAGACGAACGAGTTCTCTTCGGGCTGCAGGTACTCGTAGAAGCTCACGTTGTAGTAGCGCTTGCGGCTGCCATCGGTGTCGCCGAACAGATTGATCTCGTAGCCGGGTTTGTTGAGCATCAAGGGGCCGCCACGGCTGCGCCGCGGGTTCACGGTTTCGGGGTTGTAGGCGAAGCTCGAGTTGAAGGTCCAGTTGTTCGTGTACCACCAGAATCCACGCCCCCACACGCCGGCCGAGGTGAGATCGCCGTCGAAGTTCTGGCTCGCGAACACCGCGCCGAGCAGCATGTGGTTCTTCACGTGCTTGGTGGGCTCGGTCCAACGGTAGCCGCCGCCCAGGTGCTCGTTGATGATGTCGGCGCGGCTCTCGAATCCCATGTCGTTGACTTCGAAGCCGGGGCCGATGTAGCCGATCGCCGAGTTGCTGAGCCAGTTGCCCTTTTCCTTGTTGAGCCACACGCGCGCGCCGCTGCCGGCGAGGGAGGTGGCGCCGGGATCGAAGGAATAGCTCTTCGCGTCGGGACGCTGAAAGTAGTGACGCGGATCGGTCTGGATGTTGGCGATGTCGGTGGCGGTTCCGGTGATGAGGCTGCCGCCTGCCCAGCCCGACAGCGCCCAGACCTTGCCGTGGTCGAGGAAATGCCAGCCGTCCACGATGCCGGCGAGCGCGGCACGGTTGAACTGATCGCGCACGGTGGGATCGCTCAGGTCGCGGTAGGCGAAGGTGGTGAGGAGCCCGAGGCCGTTCCGGCGCTCCGGGAATTCCTTGAGCGCTCGCGCCACGCCGTAGTAGGCGAGGGGCTCGACCTGCGGTTGCACCTCGGTGTTGTCACTCAACTGGACCTGCGCGTTCTCGCGCGAGGTGAGCGCGCTCAGGGTCCCGAAATTCACGTCCTGCGAGATCTTTCCGCTCAGCTTGGCCGCACCCAGGATGGTGGTGCCGGTCGGAACATCGGAATACGCGGTGTTGTCGGGCAGCGCACCTTCGGGCGCGTGGCCGATGCGGCGCGAGTAGAAGAACGTCGGCTGGGGAAAGTTGAAGCCCCAGTAGTCCGTGGCGCCCTGCTGCCCGGCGTCGAAGATCGAACTGCCTTCGACGAAAAACGGCCGCTTCTCGGGGAAGAAGGTCTCCACGTCGCTCAGGTTGACCACCGCGGGATCCACCTCGACCTGGCCGAAGTCGGGATTGACGGTGGCGTTGAGGGTCAGTTTGCCGCCCATCGGCATGCGTAAGTCGCCGCCGCCGTTGGGAGTGGTCTTGGGACTGGTGTGGAACGGATCGGTGACGCCGCTCGGCATGACTTCGACCTTGGAGGTGCCGTAGGGCAGAATCTCGATCGCGCTGGTCGGGCGCACGTGCTCGATGCCGGTCAGGGTGGGAAAGAGCGAGACGAAGTC of the Candidatus Sulfotelmatobacter sp. genome contains:
- a CDS encoding DUF5916 domain-containing protein → MRRLVFASLLLGFALPALADPAPDTSHVVHATLTASGITVDGVLNEPVWQTAPACSNFVQRDPVEGARPSQRTVVRVRYDRDALYVGARMYDSSPDSIVSELSRRDGGTRSDRFFIYLDPYYDRRSGYYFAVNAAGTQFDGTLYNDGWSDDSWDGVWEGKARRDAQGWTVEMRIPFSQLRFSKAEAQRWGINFCREMGRGFENIYYVCRPRKSGDFVSLFPTLTGIEHVRPTSAIEILPYGTSKVEVMPSGVTDPFHTSPKTTPNGGGDLRMPMGGKLTLNATVNPDFGQVEVDPAVVNLSDVETFFPEKRPFFVEGSSIFDAGQQGATDYWGFNFPQPTFFYSRRIGHAPEGALPDNTAYSDVPTGTTILGAAKLSGKISQDVNFGTLSALTSRENAQVQLSDNTEVQPQVEPLAYYGVARALKEFPERRNGLGLLTTFAYRDLSDPTVRDQFNRAALAGIVDGWHFLDHGKVWALSGWAGGSLITGTATDIANIQTDPRHYFQRPDAKSYSFDPGATSLAGSGARVWLNKEKGNWLSNSAIGYIGPGFEVNDMGFESRADIINEHLGGGYRWTEPTKHVKNHMLLGAVFASQNFDGDLTSAGVWGRGFWWYTNNWTFNSSFAYNPETVNPRRSRGGPLMLNKPGYEINLFGDTDGSRKRYYNVSFYEYLQPEENSFVYSFYPYFTYKPASNIKLDIGPGYDSSRDGAFYVATIPDPAATGTYGSRYVFARLDQQMISANIRLNVSFTPTMSLQSYGQPLIAVGRYSDYKELARPKSLDFIGPGAGAWTYDPATGEFDPDGPVGPTAPTVNDFNTKSLRGNAVFRWEYMPGSALYLVWTQQRSDYESTPEFNVGPSFSRLLGASADNIFLAKLTYYMHL